The following DNA comes from Ignavibacteria bacterium.
AATAAAAAAGCCCGGCTTAACAAGCCGGGCTTTTTGTTTTTATGAATAATTCTTAATGACCTTCGTGTTTAAAATCATTCAATCCTTTTGTATTGATCCTGACTTCAAATGACATTCTGTATGTGCCCGTGTTTGTAGCTTCTCTTGGGTATAATATACCGAATACATTTACACCGAGGAAATTCTCTGATTTACCTTTAAGCCAGAATGAATAAACCGGCTTGGAATCTGATGTTGACATTGGTGCGTTAAAATAACCCCATGCTCCGCTTCCGTATGTATCATCAGAAGTGAAATCATTTGCATTTAAAGTTGTATCTGAATCAGGTATAACAGTTATTGTATCAAACTGCGCCTGAGTCATTGAAGCATAAATCCTGTTGAATCGTGTCTGGAAACCAACCACAGGTGAGTTGTGATCTGATAAATCACCTGATCTTAACATGTAGTTAAAGAATGTACTTAATGAATCTACTAACTGAGCATCTTTTGATGCACTATCTCTAGTAACTGTTGTACCATTATAGAGATTTAAACCATTAAAGGTTGTACCAGATACTCCATCTTCAACCCCGATACTATCAAAATGCATAACATATGAAGGTGTTACCGGCGGTGTTTCAACACCAGCATCGTCGCATCCGTTGAAGGCTGTTACACCCAAAATTACAGCAAAAACAAATAATGCTGAATTTCTGAACTTTGTAAAAAACTTCATTTTCTCTCCTTTTTTAAAAATACTAATATCTCTTTTAATAAATTCTTCAAAAATAATCAATTACAATTCAAACTTCAATCCTGTATAAATACTAATTGTAGAAGTTGTCATTTTTTTCACTAACTCATTGTTACTTAAGTTATTTAACCCGCCGTATTCATAATTTCCGCCGAGTAAAACGCCCATATATTTATTGAACATATATGCAAACTGAAGCTCGCCAGTTAAGCCGAAATCAAAATTTTTGGCTTTGTATAAAGTATTGGCATCCTGAGACATTAAAAGACCGAAATATGGTCCAAGGTTACCTTCAACCCTTACTTTTTGACCAACGTTAAAATCAAAATAAAGCAATAAAGGGATATTGAAATAGTTCAGGTTTGTTTTCTGCCCTGTTCCGCTTTCAAATCCTTTGTTTCCGTAAGCAAAACCGGTAGTGAAGCCGAATCCGAAAAAGTTAAGTGAAAGTGTCGCGCCAATAGAAGGTCCAACTTTGGATTGCGTGGTTGTAAGCTGACCTGTTGAATCAGGTTTGTTAAGCTCAAAATTAGTGTTTGCTATGCCAACACCAAGCTTTATATCAGCATCAAGACTGAAGAACTTGTTGCGTTTAGCCAGAAGCTTTTCAGCTTCTTTGAAATGCGGTTTTGAATCTTTGCTGTTAACCCTTTTATACGGGTCACCGGCAAATGATGTTGATGATGCAGTAAAACAAAATAAAATTAACGCAAACAGTGAAATTTTGTAAAAATTAATTGCCTTCATATTCTCCTTTAGAAATGATTAATATAAAATATTTAGAAAAATCGAGACTGGAAGAAAACTATTTTTTGGAATACTCATCATAAATTGCAGAATGGTCAGGGTCATACTCTGAGAGCTTCCTGTAAATTGATTTATCATAATAATCAACAAGGGTTGCAGCAATTTCCATATACTTTGCTTCAAAGAACTGCTTTATGATAAATGATCTGACCTCGGTTTTTTTGATCTTCCCTATCATTTCAAGTGATTCCGCGATTTTTTCTAGAGCGGTTTTTTTACCGTACTGCAAAGAATCTATACCTGAAAAATGATATATCCAGACAGCCTTGCGGAAATTATCATATTTAGAATTGAGAAGTTCAGCAGGATAAACACTTCGTGATTGTTTTAAGCTTGAGTTATCTACCCATCCCCTGCCATCGCTGTTGGCAATAGCCAGGTTTACAATGTTCTGTGCTTTCTGGAACCTTGATGTACCAAGTGAAGGCTCCCATGAATCATCATCATACCCTATTATCAGGTAAGCATAATAATCCAGAAAGCTGGTGAGGTTATTGAACTTAAGGTCATCGTGGTAAAAGCTCTGCCCTTTTACGTAGTTAAAGCCCCATGTTTCATCTTTTACCCTGAATATAGTTGTAAAATTCTCAGTGCGGTAAATATTCCTCTGAACTCCCACAACAAGCTGGGCTTCGTAGCTATCAATACCTGTTGCAGACCTGAAAAAGAACGAGAAGCTGCATTTTATCTTATACGGCTTTCCTCTTACATCGTTAACAATATTCTCATCTGTAAACCTGGTACGGTTCAGATAGTTCTGTACATCATTTTTAAAATTAGAAAGCCTGTCCCTGATATCAATATTAATGGCAGAAAGGTCCACATCTACTGTAGCATCAAGCTCCTGGGATGAAATGGTATCGGGTAAAAAAGGGGTTACAATTAATGCAATAATTATGCATAATTTTAACGATATTTTTTGCATTTTCAACAAATAATTCATATTTTTACACTTCAAGTTAATCAATTGAGCTAATATAATCAATCCACACTATTTTAGTGAGATTTTAATTATTATATTGCGTTATAATCACAGAAAATGAAGATAAGCTTAAAAATTATAATTGTTTTATTACTTGTTTCGTTCCGTGTAAATTTTGCACAGTTTGAACTGCTTGATGTAGGAGCAAAACCTATCGCTTTGGGCGGAGCTTTTACATCACTTGCCAACAATTCCAATGCAGTATATTATAATCCTGCAGGTCTTTCACAAATGCCGTTCAGGGAAGTATCTATATTTTACTCTCCGGCTCCCTTCGGGCTAAAGGAGCTTGCCAACGGCTCTGTTAATTTTGTTGAACCGACAAAATTCGGCGCATTTGGCTTGAGCGCAAAGACATACGGGTTTGAGCTTTATAAAGAAATCACCGTGACAGCATCGTATTCAAATAACTATAAGAAAAAGATCTATTACGGCGCGAACGTAAATTTTTATAATCTCAAAATACAGAATTACGGATCAGCATCAACATTCGGGGTTGATATCGGCGGGCTTGCTTATTTAACAGACTTTTTAAGATGGGGGTTCGCAGCATTTAACCTAAACCGGCCAAAGATTGGCACACAGGATGACAAGCTGCCGCAGGTTTACCGTACGGGAATTTCTGTTCAGCCGAGAAATGAGCTTAACTTTATGCTTGATGTTGAAAAAGATACAAGGTACACAACATCAGTTAAAGCAGGTATTGAATATTCCTTGTATGATATGATAGATCTGAGAGCAGGTATTGGAACGGAACCGACGAAGTTTTCTGCAGGTGTTGGCTTATATTATTCAATATTTGAAATTGACTATGGTTTTTATAACCACCAGGATCTTGGGCTGACTCACCAGGGAACCATCACAGTAAATTTCGGCGGCGAAAAAACAAGGAAGATCATTAGAAATTCGCTTAAAGATGCTTTTAAAAAAGGAAAGTAGTTATTTAATTGATTCTAAAATTGAGCTGAATTTTTCTGTTAAACCAAGTTCAGGTTCTTCATCAAATTTTCCGAGCCAATTAAGAATATAAATTTTATCAATATTCTCATTTAACAACAGCAGTTTTTTAATATCTTCAATATCTGTAGCCCTTGAAGCATACAATTTCATTATTATCAGGTCTTCAACTGAAGCAAATTTAAGAGTTACCCCATTCTTTGTAAATGTTACAGCTCTTGAAACCGCTTCTCTTTCGAAATCTGTAAAGCTAAAAATAAAGTCAGCCCTGAAATTAGTTTTAGGATCATACACAGGAACAACATTTGTTTTTTTTGCGAACTCATCATCTTTCAATCGTGTAAGCTCAATTTCATTACATATATCATCAACTAAATTGAGCTTTGAAATATCTGAACCGAGCAGAAGATCAATATCATTTGTAAACCTGGCATATCCGTATACCAGCACAGCATATCCACCTATTACGATATATTCTAACCCTTTTTTATTTAAAGCATCAGAAATCTTTTCCAGAAGTAGTTCAGACATTATCTCTTCTGCATTCGTTTCACAAACTCTACTTTTTCTGCCAAACCTGAAAGCAAATCCTTTTGTTGAAAATACCCTGTACTAATTGCAATTTGCTGCATTTCCTCAAACAATCTAAAACTATCATCAAAATTTAATTTACTGGATTTTGTCCATTCTATTTCAAATTCTTCCCATAATTTCAGATCTTTAATCATAATATTCAAATTACATAAAATTTTAAACTAAAGCAGTGAAATAATAATACTAACGGGGCATAAACTTCATAAGCTTAATTCTTTCTTTAACAATTAATTTAACCAGCTCCTCAGGCAGCGGTTTACCTGTTTCATATTGCAGGGTTGAACCCTTAATTTTAAACTTATCAAGCTTGTTTCCCAACTGTTTTACCAGGTCTTTTGTCATGGGGTATAAAGAGCAGTGATTTTTAAACCCGGCAATGAATACAACAGCTTTGCCATCCAGCTTATATGCAGGGATCCCGTAGCTTATCGATTCTTCGAGTCCTTTTGCTGAGCTCAATATGTTTTTTCTGACAGCCCGAAGTGTTTTTCGCACCTCAGGCTGCAGTGATCTCATATATTCAGCAACTGTATTGAACTTTTCTCTCATGACGGATTTTTAAGCTTCAGAGATCTCTTTTAATTTCTGCAAAGCCTTCGGCCACATTTCATTGAACATCTTGGAATAGTTTTCATCTGTATCCATATCTACAAGCACTTCTGTTCCGCCATCAGCTTCTCTGAATGTATAATTTTCCATAGCTCCCTTCCAGGCTTTCACCGCATCGCTTTCAGTATCTTCAACACCATTGTTAACAACACCCAGGTGTTCAATTGAAACATATTCATTCGGGATATTTTCCGCAATCCTGCTTACCATTCCGCTGTACTTGCCTTCCTGGTCGGGTCCAAGGAATAACGCTTTGCTTCCTTTTTTCCAGTCCGTTTCAGCATATGATCCCGGACAAAACGGTTCTGTCCACTGCCTGTAAGTTTTATCATCCAGCATATTTTTATAAACTTTTTCACGCGGAGCATTTATTTTAATTGAATAATTGAGTTTTTCCATTTTTGTATCCTTTCTTAAATAAACAATTTTATATTTTTTCTATTTCCGTTTTTAAATTAGTGGATTTACATTCCGGGATATTTCATTGCCGGGTATCCAAGGAGCCTTCTCCACAAACCGATTTGCCCGATTAAATATGATTCTCTGTGAATTGAATATGCTATCATTTCAAAAACTGGCATATCCATTTCAGGCATATCCGGCTCTTTGTGAATGCTCTCAAGCTTTTCATCGGTCAGCACCATAAGAAGCTCTCTAAGCGGGCCTGATACCTTTTGCCAATCTTTGTTATAAGATTCAAGCTCAGGATATTTAACATCATCTTTAATTCCCTGGAAGTTATTGAAAAGCTCTTCTGCAGCCTGCGAGGCTTTACCTCCCAGGTTATTTATCATTTCAACTCTCTGCTGAAGCAGGCTTCCCGCTATCCATGCGGCATGGTTGGCTTTTGAATCCAGCCTTTTATGCGCATCCTCCGGTGTTATTCCTGTTATCACATTCGGGTAAAGCTGAGTGTGAAGGTCATACAGAAAAATGAAAGGCGCCATTTTTAAACTTTTTGGTTTTGTTTCCATGGATGAATTGGTTTTAATTATTTAACATAATGATTAACTACTATTCCGCATTCATATTTTACGGAATCTTCAAGCTTAAGCTGCATCTTGCTAGTAATATCATCAAATATTCTTTTACCATTGCCAAGAGCTGTTGGATTTATAAAAAGGTAATAGTCATCAATAAGATCTTCCTTAATAAGCGAGGATACAAATCCAGCTCCGCCGTAAACCATCAAACTGCTTCCCGGCTGAGACTTTAACCTGTTAACCTCATCTTTAAGCTCACCTTTGGCAAGGGTTGTATTTTCCCATTTTGATTCACTTAAGGTTTTAGTGAATACAACCTTGGGAGTATCTGTGAATTTTACTCCAGCCCAGTGTTCAGGGTTATCTTTATTTTCCTTTACTTTTTTCCAGTGTTCAATAAAGCCGTCAGTCATGTTTTTGCCAAGCAGAATTGTATCGACCGGTTCATTAAGTCCGGTAACGAAATCTTTCAGCTTATCATCCCAGTTCCATGTCATCCAGTCAAGCTCACCGTTTGGACCTGAGACGAAACCGTCAATTGACATCTGGACCTGTAATATCAGTCTTTTCATTATTTTCCCTTTATTAATATTTTACATACCTTTTGGCTGAAGCATTCCGATCCTGTTGCCTTCGGAATCTGAAAATGCAATATAAAGTCCGACACCCGGGATATCATCCGGCTCACCTGCTTTAAACCCGCCGCCAATGATCTTGCCTCCAGCATTTTCAACATCCTTCATTGAAGCACGAATATCCTCAACTGCTATAACCACAGTTGGATACTGCGCATCTTTCATTCTTTGGAAAAGGCCGCCGTTAATTATGCCTTTTTGAGCTGGAAAGCCCTTTTCATCGGTTTCAGCAGTCTTTACTATAGTATAATTCCCCATTTCGGGTCCAAGTTTCTGCGCTTCCCAGCCAAATGCTTTTGAATAAAAATCTGACATTCTGTCCCTGTCATCACAGGGTAATTCAAAGTGTACTACCGGATACATTTTTTTCATTTCAGTATATATTAATTGGTTTATGGATGATTAATTAGCTTACAATTGAAAATTAATAGTTGATATTTGATATTTGATATTTGATATTTGATATTTGGTATTTGGTATTTGATACTTGTTAGCTAACTGATCATCGCATTTTCAAGTTCAATTATATCGAGCTTTCTCATCTTCATCATTGCCGCCATCATTTTATCTTTTTTCTCCTTATCAGGTGATTTAAGCAGCTCTATAAATCTTTTAGGCACAATTTGCCATGATAAGCCGAATTTGTCTTTAAGCCATCCGCACTGGCTTTCCATTCCGCCATCTGTGAGCATCTTCCAGTACCTGTCAACTTCCTGCTGATCTTCACAGAACACCATGAGTGATACAGCTTCGTTAAACTGGAAATGCGGACCGCCGTTTAGAGCCATAAACTCTTCATCTTCTATTCTGAAATCAGCGGTTAAAGTTGCTCCTTCGGGTCCCCCCTGGTTAGGACCGTATTTTGTTACATTAGTAATTTCAAAATTTTTAAATACCTTTTGGTAATATTCCAATGCTTCATCAGCATTATAGTTGAACCAAAGGCAGGGTTTTACTTTTTTCATAGCTGCTCCTTAAATTTATTCTTTTTGTTTAAAAATTTTATTTATTTTCCTGCGGGAACTGGCTTTCATCGCCATACATTATTTCCCATTGGTGTTTATCAAGATCTTCAAAAGCCCTGTAATACATCCAGCCATAATCCTTGGGTTCAGTATATTCAACTCCTCCTGCAGCAATTGCTGCCTCAAGCATCGTATTCACTTCATCCCTGCTGTTAACGCTTATGCAGGTTATTACCTCTGTAGCTTTGGATGCATCCGAAATTGGCTTTTTAGTAAAGGTCTTAAACATTGATTCGGTTATAAGCATCGAATAAAAATTCTCGCCTATTATCATGCAGGTTGCGTGCTCATCTGTGAACTTAGGATTAAAAGTGAATCCAAGTTTTGTAAAAAATTCAATTGATCTGTTGAGTTCCTTAACAGGTAAATTTACGAATATCTCTTTAGCCATTTTTTCTTAGTTTAAAAATGATAGTTTATTGTTGATTGTGGATAGTTGATGTTTGATAGTTCATTATTCTTCGTTCATTGTTCATTGCTCATTGCTCATTGTTCATTGCTCATTGTTCATTGCTCATTGGTTTTGCTGCTCCGAAGTATGATGTTGTAAGCGCATCAACCAGCGTATTCTTTTTTACTTTCTTCAGCTCGATATGAGTCCACCCGTGTTTTCCCCATTTATTGGGTACAGGAAATATCACACCCGGATTGACGAGTGAAAAAACATTCTGGTCAATTTCTGTAAGCTTGATTGTAGCAAGATTACGCTCAGTATTAAGTGTTGCAAAAATTTTTCCTTTAACCCTGAATGAAGTTTTATCAAAGTGCGGCATTTCAACTGCCTCAGGCAGAGATAATGCGATCTCACGGAATGTTTCTGTTTTGATCATAATTATTGACGAAATTAGCTCTTAAGTTTTACCAGGCACTCCATATCAGTATCGCCGTGATATATTTCAAGGCAATAGCCGTGTGGATCGAGTCCAGGCTCTTTCAGCAGTTCCTGAAAAGTAATACCAACAAGTTCCGGTGTTTTGCACCAGTCTTTGAGCATTATCCCGCAATAATCCCCTTTTTTAATTGTAAAGGTTTCGCAGCCGTATGTAATTGCTTCTTCAGCAGATAGTTCATCTGCTGCTGCATAATATATAATTTCATTATTTTTTCCCATCCATGAAATACCAAAAAATCTCCTTTTTTCTTCTCCGGGCAAAGCATGTAATTTTTCATGAGCTTCTTTTACTCCCCCGGGGAAGCGTACTGCTTTGATACAAATTGTCCTGATATCGTTTTCAATTTTTTTCTTTTCCATGATCTTTATTCCTATTTTTAAAATTTACCTTTGTCGCAAAAAGACCTACAAACATACGGTCATTTTACGACATAGCCAATATGTAAATACGACAATCTAACGGGTTGATTGCGACAATATATGTTGTTAATTTTGTATCATGAAAAATATCACAATTTTAGTTCCCGAAGGGGCTGTTCTTGCAAGCATTGCTGATCCAAGATATATGTTCACAGCAGCAAATGAAATGCTGAGAAATTCCGGAAAACGGGAATTGTTCACTGTCACTTTAGCAGCTTCAAAAAAAGATGTTACTTTAAATGACGGTACAGCGACAATTCACGCTGAAAGCCTGATATCCGATATCAAAA
Coding sequences within:
- a CDS encoding dihydrofolate reductase family protein, encoding MKRLILQVQMSIDGFVSGPNGELDWMTWNWDDKLKDFVTGLNEPVDTILLGKNMTDGFIEHWKKVKENKDNPEHWAGVKFTDTPKVVFTKTLSESKWENTTLAKGELKDEVNRLKSQPGSSLMVYGGAGFVSSLIKEDLIDDYYLFINPTALGNGKRIFDDITSKMQLKLEDSVKYECGIVVNHYVK
- a CDS encoding glyoxalase/bleomycin resistance/extradiol dioxygenase family protein; translated protein: MAKEIFVNLPVKELNRSIEFFTKLGFTFNPKFTDEHATCMIIGENFYSMLITESMFKTFTKKPISDASKATEVITCISVNSRDEVNTMLEAAIAAGGVEYTEPKDYGWMYYRAFEDLDKHQWEIMYGDESQFPQENK
- a CDS encoding outer membrane beta-barrel protein produces the protein MKAINFYKISLFALILFCFTASSTSFAGDPYKRVNSKDSKPHFKEAEKLLAKRNKFFSLDADIKLGVGIANTNFELNKPDSTGQLTTTQSKVGPSIGATLSLNFFGFGFTTGFAYGNKGFESGTGQKTNLNYFNIPLLLYFDFNVGQKVRVEGNLGPYFGLLMSQDANTLYKAKNFDFGLTGELQFAYMFNKYMGVLLGGNYEYGGLNNLSNNELVKKMTTSTISIYTGLKFEL
- a CDS encoding VOC family protein codes for the protein MKKVKPCLWFNYNADEALEYYQKVFKNFEITNVTKYGPNQGGPEGATLTADFRIEDEEFMALNGGPHFQFNEAVSLMVFCEDQQEVDRYWKMLTDGGMESQCGWLKDKFGLSWQIVPKRFIELLKSPDKEKKDKMMAAMMKMRKLDIIELENAMIS
- a CDS encoding SRPBCC domain-containing protein encodes the protein MEKLNYSIKINAPREKVYKNMLDDKTYRQWTEPFCPGSYAETDWKKGSKALFLGPDQEGKYSGMVSRIAENIPNEYVSIEHLGVVNNGVEDTESDAVKAWKGAMENYTFREADGGTEVLVDMDTDENYSKMFNEMWPKALQKLKEISEA
- a CDS encoding MmcQ/YjbR family DNA-binding protein; amino-acid sequence: MIKTETFREIALSLPEAVEMPHFDKTSFRVKGKIFATLNTERNLATIKLTEIDQNVFSLVNPGVIFPVPNKWGKHGWTHIELKKVKKNTLVDALTTSYFGAAKPMSNEQ
- a CDS encoding DUF1801 domain-containing protein, which translates into the protein MREKFNTVAEYMRSLQPEVRKTLRAVRKNILSSAKGLEESISYGIPAYKLDGKAVVFIAGFKNHCSLYPMTKDLVKQLGNKLDKFKIKGSTLQYETGKPLPEELVKLIVKERIKLMKFMPR
- a CDS encoding DinB family protein, which translates into the protein METKPKSLKMAPFIFLYDLHTQLYPNVITGITPEDAHKRLDSKANHAAWIAGSLLQQRVEMINNLGGKASQAAEELFNNFQGIKDDVKYPELESYNKDWQKVSGPLRELLMVLTDEKLESIHKEPDMPEMDMPVFEMIAYSIHRESYLIGQIGLWRRLLGYPAMKYPGM
- a CDS encoding VOC family protein; translated protein: MYPVVHFELPCDDRDRMSDFYSKAFGWEAQKLGPEMGNYTIVKTAETDEKGFPAQKGIINGGLFQRMKDAQYPTVVIAVEDIRASMKDVENAGGKIIGGGFKAGEPDDIPGVGLYIAFSDSEGNRIGMLQPKGM
- a CDS encoding transcriptional regulator, which translates into the protein MEKKKIENDIRTICIKAVRFPGGVKEAHEKLHALPGEEKRRFFGISWMGKNNEIIYYAAADELSAEEAITYGCETFTIKKGDYCGIMLKDWCKTPELVGITFQELLKEPGLDPHGYCLEIYHGDTDMECLVKLKS
- a CDS encoding nucleotidyltransferase, with amino-acid sequence MSELLLEKISDALNKKGLEYIVIGGYAVLVYGYARFTNDIDLLLGSDISKLNLVDDICNEIELTRLKDDEFAKKTNVVPVYDPKTNFRADFIFSFTDFEREAVSRAVTFTKNGVTLKFASVEDLIIMKLYASRATDIEDIKKLLLLNENIDKIYILNWLGKFDEEPELGLTEKFSSILESIK
- a CDS encoding DUF4835 family protein gives rise to the protein MQKISLKLCIIIALIVTPFLPDTISSQELDATVDVDLSAINIDIRDRLSNFKNDVQNYLNRTRFTDENIVNDVRGKPYKIKCSFSFFFRSATGIDSYEAQLVVGVQRNIYRTENFTTIFRVKDETWGFNYVKGQSFYHDDLKFNNLTSFLDYYAYLIIGYDDDSWEPSLGTSRFQKAQNIVNLAIANSDGRGWVDNSSLKQSRSVYPAELLNSKYDNFRKAVWIYHFSGIDSLQYGKKTALEKIAESLEMIGKIKKTEVRSFIIKQFFEAKYMEIAATLVDYYDKSIYRKLSEYDPDHSAIYDEYSKK